One window of the Trifolium pratense cultivar HEN17-A07 linkage group LG2, ARS_RC_1.1, whole genome shotgun sequence genome contains the following:
- the LOC123907980 gene encoding serine/threonine protein phosphatase 2A 57 kDa regulatory subunit B' theta isoform-like, translating into MFKKVFGKLPKKSSKGSENREQSGNSRSHGGGVATSKNSDVVVNQSGSSKTGNSSSTLNVGQYHNHGNKSSLPVNENSNGNFNSYEALPAFKDVPNSEKPSLFIRKLKMCSVVFDFTDPTKHLKEKEIKRQALVELVDYVSSVNAKFTENVMQEVVKMVSVNIFRTLSPQPRENKLVDGVELEEEEPSMDPSWPHLQIVYELFLRFIASPELDAKLAKRFIDQSFILRLLDLFDSEDPREREYLKMSLHRIYGKLMAHRPFIRKSINNVFLNFVFETEKHNGIAEFLEILGSIINGFALPLKEEHKLFLVRILIPLHKPKCLAMYHQQLSYCITQFVEKDCKLADTIIRGLLKYWPITNSSKEVMFLGELEEVLEATQPPEFQRCMVLLFRRVAHCLNSPHFQVAERALFLWNNDHIVNLIKQNCKVILPIIFPALERNTKTHWNQAVHSLTLNVQKIFHDLDPDLYKECLQKFEQDESKEEEVTAGREATWKRLEEVAAKKAASNEAVLISNLANLQVR; encoded by the exons ATGTTCAAAAAGGTATTTGGTAAACTACCTAAAAAGTCCTCAAAAGGTTCAGAGAATCGTGAACAAAGTGGGAATTCAAGAAGCCATGGTGGTGGTGTTGCAACCTCGAAAAACAGTGATGTTGTTGTTAACCAATCAGGGAGTAGCAAAACTGGTAATTCTTCTTCTACTTTGAATGTAGGACAATATCATAATCATGGTAATAAATCTTCATTACCTGTTAATGAGAATTCCAATGGAAATTTTAATTCTTATGAAGCATTACCAGCATTTAAGGATGTTCCTAATTCTGAAAAACCGAGCTTGTTTATAAGAAAGCTTAAGATGTGTAGTGTTGTTTTTGACTTCACTGACCCTACCAAGCATCTTAAGGAAAAAGAGATTAAGAGACAAGCTTTGGTGGAACTTGTTGATTATGTGTCTTCTGTTAATGCTAAATTTACTGAGAATGTAATGCAAGAGGTTGTGAAGATGGTGTCTGTAAATATATTCAGAACACTAAGTCCTCAACCGCGCGAAAACAAGCTTGTTGATGGTGTTGAATTGGAGGAGGAGGAGCCTTCGATGGATCCTTCTTGGCCTCATTTGCAAATTGTGTATGAGCTTTTTCTTAGGTTTATTGCATCGCCTGAGCTGGATGCAAAGTTGGCTAAGAGATTCATTGATCAATCGTTCATTTTGAGGCTGCTTGATTTGTTTGACTCCGAAGATCCTAGAGAAAGGGaatacttgaaaatgtctttgCATCGCATCTATGGCAAGTTAATGGCGCATCGCCCTTTCATCAGGAAATCAATCAATAACgtctttttgaattttgttttcgAGACTGAGAAGCATAATGGGATTGCTGAGTTCTTGGAAATTCTTGGGAGTATTATTAATGGTTTTGCGTTGCCGTTGAAAGAAGAGCATAAACTGTTTCTGGTTCGTATATTGATTCCGTTGCACAAACCAAAGTGCTTGGCAATGTATCATCAGCAGTTATCTTATTGCATTACTCAATTCGTGGAGAAAGACTGCAAGCTTGCTGATACTATCATTAGGGGGTTATTGAAGTACTGGCCAATAACAAATAGTTCAAAGGAAGTTATGTTTCTAGGCGAGTTGGAAGAAGTTTTGGAAGCAACTCAACCTCCAGAATTCCAGCGATGTATGGTGCTATTGTTTCGTCGGGTTGCTCATTGTTTGAATAGCCCCCATTTTCAG GTGGCGGAAAGAGCTTTGTTCTTGTGGAATAACGATCACATTGTGAACTTAATCAAACAAAACTGCAAAGTGATACTGCCAATCATCTTTCCTGCTTTGGAGAGAAATACTAAAACTCATTGGAATCAAGCTGTCCATAGCTTGACTTTAAATGTTCAGAAGATTTTTCACGATCTCGATCCTGATCTGTATAAAGAATGCTTACAAAAGTTCGAGCAAGATGAATCAAAGGAAGAGGAAGTGACAGCAGGACGTGAAGCCACGTGGAAACGCTTGGAGGAGGTTGCTGCAAAGAAAGCTGCAAGTAACGAAGCTGTGCTTATTAGTAACCTCGCAAATCTGCAGGTTAGATAG
- the LOC123908681 gene encoding stemmadenine O-acetyltransferase-like isoform X2 has product MKLEVEIISKETIKPSSPTPNHLRHYELSFLDQIAPMVYNPIVLFYSQNDTLNTTTISNNLKKSLSNILVHFYPLAGRMNNDNTFIHCNDEGIPFIEAKITNYKLKDVIQNPIPSELHRLLPFQLDDITNITFGIQLNFFDCGGIAVGACLSHQIADGLSFFNFLNSWGNITRNSHFPKPKFDSSNLFPPKNISGFDPRSGITKENIVCKMFVFNADMVENLRSKYGNLNFNFNPTRVEALSAFIWSRYIDVIYNDGVQRKYGVVHAVNLRPKMEPPLPSESFGNYSRFTMTIPKLNGGEECYGLAKQVRDEIKKIDKDYVRKVQEGFRCMMLILVGENLFGLVHLLWHLRIWLCLLIVRMEVVLRHMLA; this is encoded by the exons ATGAAGTTAGAAGTGGAAATAATTTCCAAAGAAACAATCAAACCTTCTTCTCCAACTCCCAACCATCTTCGTCATTACGAACTTTCCTTTCTCGACCAAATTGCTCCGATGGTCTACAACCCAATTGTTCTCTTCTACTCTCAGAATGACACACTCAACACAACCACCATATCCAACAATCTAAAAAAATCCCTATCAAATATATTGGTCCATTTCTACCCTCTTGCCGGACGAATGAACAACGACAACACTTTCATACATTGCAATGACGAAGGAATTCCTTTCATAGAAGCAAAGATCACAAACTACAAACTTAAAGATGTTATTCAAAATCCAATCCCAAGTGAACTCCATCGTTTGCTTCCGTTTCAACTTGATGATATCACAAACATCACATTCGGTattcaactcaatttttttgATTGTGGTGGAATTGCCGTCGGTGCTTGCCTTTCTCATCAAATCGCGGATGGTTTATCATTTTTCAATTTCCTCAATAGTTGGGGAAATATTACTAGAAATTCGCATTTTCCAAAACCTAAGTTTGATTCTTCTAATCTTTTCCCGCCCAAAAATATTTCAGGATTTGACCCTAGAAGTGGTATCactaaagaaaatatagtttgcaaaatgtttgtttttaatGCTGACATGGTTGAAAATCTTAGATCAAAATATGGtaatcttaattttaattttaatcctaCACGTGTTGAGGCTTTATCAGCTTTTATATGGAGTCGTTATATTGATGTGATTTATAACGATGGTGTACAAAGAAAATACGGCGTGGTTCATGCAGTGAATCTCCGTCCAAAAATGGAACCACCATTACCTTCAGAATCGTTTGGAAACTATTCGCGGTTTACTATGACGATTCCAAAGTTGAATGGTGGAGAAGAGTGTTACGGGTTAGCGAAGCAAGTGAGAGACGAAATAAAGAAGATTGATAAGGATTATGTGAGGAAGGTTCAAGAAG GTTTCCGTTGTATGATGCTGATTTTGGTTGGGGAAAACCTATTTGGGTTGGTTCACCTGCTTTGGCATTTAAGAATTTGGTTGTGTTTGTTGATTGTAAGAATGGAGGTGGTATTGAGGCATATGTTAGCTTGA
- the LOC123908681 gene encoding stemmadenine O-acetyltransferase-like isoform X1 has product MKLEVEIISKETIKPSSPTPNHLRHYELSFLDQIAPMVYNPIVLFYSQNDTLNTTTISNNLKKSLSNILVHFYPLAGRMNNDNTFIHCNDEGIPFIEAKITNYKLKDVIQNPIPSELHRLLPFQLDDITNITFGIQLNFFDCGGIAVGACLSHQIADGLSFFNFLNSWGNITRNSHFPKPKFDSSNLFPPKNISGFDPRSGITKENIVCKMFVFNADMVENLRSKYGNLNFNFNPTRVEALSAFIWSRYIDVIYNDGVQRKYGVVHAVNLRPKMEPPLPSESFGNYSRFTMTIPKLNGGEECYGLAKQVRDEIKKIDKDYVRKVQEGKEHLEFLKENFDRVVVKEELVVFNFTSLCRFPLYDADFGWGKPIWVGSPALAFKNLVVFVDCKNGGGIEAYVSLKVEDMIKFEADIELLACVNKASTY; this is encoded by the coding sequence ATGAAGTTAGAAGTGGAAATAATTTCCAAAGAAACAATCAAACCTTCTTCTCCAACTCCCAACCATCTTCGTCATTACGAACTTTCCTTTCTCGACCAAATTGCTCCGATGGTCTACAACCCAATTGTTCTCTTCTACTCTCAGAATGACACACTCAACACAACCACCATATCCAACAATCTAAAAAAATCCCTATCAAATATATTGGTCCATTTCTACCCTCTTGCCGGACGAATGAACAACGACAACACTTTCATACATTGCAATGACGAAGGAATTCCTTTCATAGAAGCAAAGATCACAAACTACAAACTTAAAGATGTTATTCAAAATCCAATCCCAAGTGAACTCCATCGTTTGCTTCCGTTTCAACTTGATGATATCACAAACATCACATTCGGTattcaactcaatttttttgATTGTGGTGGAATTGCCGTCGGTGCTTGCCTTTCTCATCAAATCGCGGATGGTTTATCATTTTTCAATTTCCTCAATAGTTGGGGAAATATTACTAGAAATTCGCATTTTCCAAAACCTAAGTTTGATTCTTCTAATCTTTTCCCGCCCAAAAATATTTCAGGATTTGACCCTAGAAGTGGTATCactaaagaaaatatagtttgcaaaatgtttgtttttaatGCTGACATGGTTGAAAATCTTAGATCAAAATATGGtaatcttaattttaattttaatcctaCACGTGTTGAGGCTTTATCAGCTTTTATATGGAGTCGTTATATTGATGTGATTTATAACGATGGTGTACAAAGAAAATACGGCGTGGTTCATGCAGTGAATCTCCGTCCAAAAATGGAACCACCATTACCTTCAGAATCGTTTGGAAACTATTCGCGGTTTACTATGACGATTCCAAAGTTGAATGGTGGAGAAGAGTGTTACGGGTTAGCGAAGCAAGTGAGAGACGAAATAAAGAAGATTGATAAGGATTATGTGAGGAAGGTTCAAGAAGGTAAGGAACATTTGGAATTTCTTAAGGAAAATTTTGATAGAGTGGTTGTGAAGGAGGAATTGGTTGTGTTTAATTTTACTAGTTTGTGTAGGTTTCCGTTGTATGATGCTGATTTTGGTTGGGGAAAACCTATTTGGGTTGGTTCACCTGCTTTGGCATTTAAGAATTTGGTTGTGTTTGTTGATTGTAAGAATGGAGGTGGTATTGAGGCATATGTTAGCTTGAAGGTTGAGGATATGATCAAGTTTGAAGCTGATATAGAGTTACTTGCATGTGTGAATAAAGCAAGCACCTATTGA